A portion of the Caenorhabditis elegans chromosome III genome contains these proteins:
- the grl-15 gene encoding Ground-like domain-containing protein (Confirmed by transcript evidence), translating into MQSFLQIFLIFSVISTVSCTFFNGGCGCQPPPICLPPPPPMCFTEIQLPPIRIPIIPLPRIELPQPCCPTCACGGRKKREIDAGVQEEESVSTKDVSCNDDSLLAIMKKEMTTGESSAVKIALVEAAEQELGGRFTVVCSQGAFSFVTSTTSYCLHSQAGLNCYLFKTQ; encoded by the exons ATGCAAagctttcttcaaattttcctaattttctcCGTAATTTCAACGGTTTcgtgcacatttttcaatggagGATGTGGATGTCAACCTCCACCAATTTGCcttccacctccaccaccaaTGTGTTTCACTGAAATTCAATTGCCGCCAATTCGGATTCCAATAATCCCGTTGCCACGTATCGAACTTCCACAGCCGTGTTGCCCAACTTGTGCGTGCGGTGGAAGAAAGAAGAGAG aaatcgacGCAGGTGTCCAAGAGGAAGAATCAGTTAGTACCAAGGATGTCTCTTGCAATGATGACTCTCTTTTGGCAATCATGAAAAAG GAAATGACAACCGGAGAGTCTTCAGCTGTCAAGATTGCACTAGTTGAGGCTGCCGAGCAAGAGCTGGGCGGTAGATtcactgtagtttgtagtcaaggTGCATTCTCATTTGTCACTTCTACAACAAGTTACTGCCTTCACTCACAAGCTGGTCTCAACTGCTATCTCTTCAAAACTCagtaa
- the fbxa-89 gene encoding F-box domain-containing protein (Partially confirmed by transcript evidence) yields MCTIFQCKQNISLAYAKSLSISMTTVFDEIPESILIKILEKLELIDRLVIRKTSKKFRTTVDNLINIKIIRITVKNNFSRISLDNYEFEYDNVGDHCIVAYGNISRNINGVDHKNFAFGDLNMILNMSKLELKELQIIIICGLLGERESFMDIFENLDSIHSRKCTIEGFNSLEISRILSFFKAGVLEEIDLCSLNSICKNKEIIELEQWKKALKLVSRSHVIQVENLLSFKEFEVYETAMTKRRAVKIRDVLTTSTSLETGTFEFASFFNLNQIATVFNPTFNMDNFVNSTCIDFTNNGGSNFLIHLGPRCLKIEKNLK; encoded by the exons ATGTGTACGATTTTCCAATgcaaacaaaacatttcactTGCGTACGCAAAATCACTATCAATCAGCATGACTACAGTTTTCGATGAGATACCTGAGAgcattttaatcaaaattttggaaaagctGGAATTAATTGACAG GTTAGTCATTCGAAAGACGTCGAAGAAATTCCGGACAACAGTGGACAATCTTATAAACATTAAAATAATACGCATAACAGTGAAGAACAATTTTTCGCGAATTTCATTGGATAATTACGAATTTGAGTACGACAATGTTGGTGATCACTGCATTGTTGCCTATGGGAATATCTCAAGAAATATCAATGGAGTAGATCATAAGAATTTTGCTTTCGGTGATTTGAATATGATTTTGAATATGTCAAAGCTGGAATTAAAGGAGCTTCAGATAATAATAATTTGTGGGCTTCTGGGAGAGCGTGAAAGCTTCAtggatattttcgaaaatcttgaTTCTATTCATTCTCGAAAATGCACTATTGAAGGATTTAATTCTCTGGAAATATCACGaatactttcatttttcaaagctgGGGTGCTTGAAGAAATCGATTTATGTTCGTTAAATTCAATATGcaaaaataaggaaattaTTGAACTTGAGCAATGGAAAAAAGCATTGAAGTTGGTATCCAGAAGCCATGTGATTCAGGTCGAGAATCTTTTAAGCTTCAAAGAGTTTGAGGTCTATGAGACAGCCATGACTAAGAGGAGAGCAGTTAAAATTAGAGAT GTACTCACAACATCAACAAGCTTAGAAACCGGAACTTTCGAGTTTGcatcgtttttcaatttaaatcaaattgCAACAGTTTTCAATCCAACCTTCAATATGGACAATTTTGTTAATTCGACATGCATTGACTTCACAAACAATGGTGgatcaaactttttaattcaTCTGGGCCCAAGgtgtttgaaaatcgaaaaaaacttgaaataa
- the Y75B8A.19 gene encoding RING-type E3 ubiquitin transferase (Confirmed by transcript evidence), with protein sequence MVLQHQFDGLLEVMPENPRKKLRFTSRHIAAVNRYLDDKYFDPKEEKWSNLHPKYRIVLENLIRQTGPRLSPQVTLFLPNTFNGAFAPRQPFGLPSYFYHTCKKAESITQATHAMNQEYTVKMKNLNDQIDAYIYDTHLDILKVTEKRGDYLKNIPHDFGEHPDNPRNGQDNPKIELEHREILWNGLKVVLENGRFYETSTTETNVVEIFLNDELLNDKLYILKAEFFAAFYASEEATQIEVMVLFDNYFMAGGTIQYGEKLVCHLQEIPGTYGTTSFSCSSDFKSMVRKCGLPPIPRIGSPWNSDLMESIAELQQAIIRLENRVYDKDYIGKYTHENGGFIEAYCASLKNLSNTLYLLEEGTIELPAHSKNWTPREKLAYLSNFAPEKEMTSCEIGKPCASFKMIIGLAKSLRKNPYNFSFSGELLAEFSFQIRMAMLSMYLVLERNLPDAPHDNSQFVMTTLSHFRRLYIDNVKKIYQIFPHFPVEMRPVVLDVMCQRATPANYQEILEIYSYEPDMVTKMVQKYPYILLFTPHVTRPPIKLIRDFSEYMEKEMMSSEQAQMSRVDVIVLEENEPDGQESGVDYILARSNKRARVDFEKLDLLLESIMPEEAPARDYRKNTSEGHLAEIFGPTNNEEAEEEPSLPSCSYSTPKRVNRAKPALDSPSGNLRTANKDQVDLLDNVMQRSEKRQWKM encoded by the exons aaaatcccCGCAAAAAACTTCGATTCACTTCTCGGCATATCGCTGCTGTCAATCGATATCTAGATGACAAATATTTTGATCCaaaggaagaaaaatggtCAAATCTTCATCCCAAATATCGAATAGTTTTGGAGAACTTGATCCGCCAAACAGGGCCTCGACTGTCCCCTCAGGTGACACTTTTCCTGCCGAATACGTTTAACGGAGCATTTGCACCCAGGCAACCTT TCGGCCTACCATCCTACTTCTACCACACTTGCAAAAAAGCCGAATCAATTACACAGGCGACACATGCCATGAATCAAGAATACACAGTTAAAATGAAGAATCTTAATGATCAAATCGATGCATATATCTATGATACTCATCTGGATATATTAAAAGTAACAGAGAAACGTGGTGATTATTTGAAGAATATTCCTCATGATTTTGGAGAGCATCCTGACAACCCGAGAAATGGTCAAGACAATCCCAAAATAGAGCTAGAGCACAGAGAAATCCTATGGAACGGGCTCAAGGTTGTTCTAGAGAATGGAAGGTTTTACGAGACAAGTACCACAGAAACCAACGTCGTCGAGATATTCCTGAATGATGAGCTTCTCAACGATAAATTATACATCCTCAAAGCAGAATTCTTTGCTGCATTTTATGCTTCAGAAGAAGCAACCCAGATAGAGGTCATGGTACTATTTGACAACTATTTCATGGCTGGAGGAACAATTCAATACGGGGAGAAGCTTGTTTGTCACCTTCAAGAGATTCCTGGTACCTATGGGACTACCAGTTTCTCTTGTAGTTCGGATTTCAAGTCAATGGTCAGGAAATGTGGGCTGCCACCGATTCCGAGAATTGGATCTCCTTGGAATTCTGATTTAATGGAGAGCATCGCTGAACTTCAACAGGCAATTATTCGCCTTGAAAATCGAGTTTATGATAAAGATTACATCGGGAAGTATACTCATGAGAACGGAGGCTTCATTGAAGCCTATTGTGCTTCGTTGAAAAATCTGTCCAATACGTTGTATCTTCTTGAAGAGGGTACAATTGAACTTCCAGCACACTCGAAGAACTGGACTCCGCGAGAAAAGCTGGCTTACCTGTCGAATTTTGCTCCCGAAAAAGAAATGACGAGTTGTGAGATTGGAAAACCATGTGCGAGCTTTAAAATGATTATTGGACTTGCTAAATCGCTTCGGAAAAATCCGTACAACTTTTCGTTTTCTGGAGAGCTTCTGGCCGAGTTCAGttttca aatcaGAATGGCAATGCTGTCAATGTATTTGGTGCTGGAACGAAATCTACCAGATGCTCCACATGACAATTCTCAATTTGTCATGACAACTCTGTCACATTTCCGACGGCTGTATATTgacaatgtgaaaaaaatttaccagATTTTTCCGCACTTTCCCGTTGAAATGCGGCCGGTTGTACTGGATGTCATGTGTCAAAGag cGACACCAGCGAATTACCAGGAAATTCTAGAGATCTACAGCTATGAGCCGGATATGGTCaccaaaatggtccaaaagtACCCATATATTTTACTGTTCACACCACACGTCACTCGACCACCGATAAAGCTTATCAGAGATTTTTCCGAGTACATGGAGAAGGAAATGATGAGCAGTGAGCAAGCACAAATGAGCCGAGTGGATGTCATTGTTTTGGAGGAAAATGAGCCAGATGGTCAGGAATCCGGTGTAGATTATATACTAGCTAGGAGCAATAAGCGAGCTCGTGTGGATTTTG aaaaattggatttgcTGCTCGAAAGTATAATGCCAGAGGAAGCGCCGGCAAGGGACTACCGAAAAAATACCTCTGAAGGACACcttgccgaaatttttgggCCAACGAATAATGAAGAAGCTGAAGAAGAGCCCTCACTACCATCATGCTCATATTCAACACCAAAACGAGTAAACCGCGCGAAACCAGCATTGGACAGCCCGTCTGGAAATTTAAGAACTGCAAACAAGGATCAAGTGGATTTACTCGATAATGTAATGCAAAGATCCGAGAAACGGCAgtggaaaatgtga
- the Y75B8A.23 gene encoding Protein kinase domain-containing protein (Confirmed by transcript evidence): protein MGAKIGKLINDDSDVKELDDWDPELGEDDDTSATWDSSSSSDGETADNDDFCTPTHDIGYSNDPYYVEKRMVAGSNQFVYNIVKRK from the exons ATGGGTGCGAAAATTGGGAAACTAATCAACGATGACTCTGATGTGAAAGAACTAGATGACTGGGACCCGGAGCTCGGCGAAGACGACGATACTTCTGCCACTTGGGACTCGTCAAGTTCTTCTG atggaGAAACTGCTGATAATGATGATTTTTGCACACCTACTCACGACATTGGATACTCGAATGATCCATATTATGTGGAAAAGCGAATGGTTGCAGGATCCAATCAATTTGTCTATAATATCGTAAAGAGAAAGTaa
- the tim-1 gene encoding Protein timeless homolog (Confirmed by transcript evidence) encodes MNVLVQGAVHALGYYEDGKYSREPDCYESIRDLIRYLREDGDDHTARIECGRHNLVEQDLVPMVKCEDLTDDEFDIAIRLMVNLCQPAISTMRGKPPADRDQWKMYWELEENLRRAKTAFSDAHFFTAIKKRIDNYFIDTEYEDRDERLRLVVERIVLLIKYVFSINPDTSEGRRTRIEDSSHDRVIIAFLESGIDKTLMHIANQPREKEFHVTILDIFALILKEQTAEDLATKSEEVSTAEQKKTEEEFRKIIENHVVKETQKRKSFSRFGGSYTIKGLKGISANSSQVVFKPIQNVEKHNFLDDRKAKKRAPRNRRPFEIDTNSHFASSEVRGMLRDMVIRIIETCFNRLMKSSKTTVFVQVQKTSQINYFFLIKFVLRFVRLSRQDHLLERISECIGVEAFHENNVQLTEYVENATTLKGVEAKSHGLKAQYALGAYNELVLLHRYIYEHAKEENERKFAKRALEHIVNVEEYRELPIFIIKKFSSSVLSNNFLRELVLTTHHYMKLVERFVKTGALKKVTKKVKVRKATKKSKMSEEDVRSEFDGMSKKDLDRLWEESKGLVLQILKKEVPEMRGMNPIDSQLDVPVDAQQKFAKLSIQRSLRSRGFPAAVGLYHASRALWPESFKRGLTDFQDSPGEEDQLQELEQLLKADMKKVAKDLKKAESCKTCDEDPAYKKYDKMDATALQSLWEQSTDTLARILSHELPESESTSPVNWQLDITPDVQQKFAMLAIQRALRARDLPAAVGLYHTSRKLWPGDEAIFGAPGIGVEEEIAELKAILEADLHEVAREMKVAEDRAEDPDEEDPAEPYDSEQEEEEEVPAWKVEEIDFQFDSYVCKFSNVDVLKWYVFLLNDFSKNSTELNQALVKMLHRIAFDLKLPIKLYQVSLFQVFSKVNEHFTHLSKDLRKSSRLYELYQFGFHLLKKFFSKFTGDLAIEALFWKGPRECFEIENGYGSWVKSREADIRVWTEDLEIELRNLYEEYRTMETRDGIDVLDFIEHNLSRARSRKKVAKKLIEFGFDLLGAKWKNSDKARMDSVLPIGDIQKWYDEWKEAGARGDLVNVLQEKLNEDLGMEISRKKILKQLAHMDILYEKPKKEKPLPQWDTGLIEELKKLKEQYDDIPDALNMLGVNIVRYVMKRLSEKKPTRQVERHLESLGATIPERSKKSEKNGKKFDDFLNDDDDDSENDVGGGSEDDEEEEIVMKSKRIIPDSEDEEEHIEQEEAQKKLEKVAEKPNTLMGMIAGRKRKLAQLESDSSDESDDDDSAEKEEKKLPAAEDDSDLEEDAVIYKRSYVDALLTGGSIAGNGITETRRDTSEEREDDDDEDPFTKKLTFKRRIVMSDNEDEA; translated from the exons ATGAATGTGCTCGTCCAGGGAGCAGTCCATGCTCTCGGATACTACGAAGATGGAAAATATAGCCGAGAACCGGATTGTTATG aaagcatCCGAGATTTAATTCGATATCTACGCGAAGACGGTGACGATCACACTGCTCGAATCGAATGCGGGCGGCACAATCTTGTCGAGCAGGATTTGGTTCCGATGGTGAAGTGTGAAGATTTGACGGATGATGAATTCGATATTGCTATTAG attaatgGTGAACCTGTGCCAACCTGCAATATCAACGATGCGCGGCAAGCCTCCCGCCGATCGAGATCAATGGAAAATGTACTGGGAACTCGAGGAGAACCTCCGTCGCGCCAAAACCGCCTTCTCCGACGCCCACTTCTTCACTGCCATCAAAAAACGAATCGATAATTATTTCATCGATACAGAGTACGAGGATCGCGACGAGAGGCTTCGGCTTGTGGTGGAACGTATCGTTTTGCTGATTAAATACGTGTTTTCCATCAATCCGGATACATCAGAAGGCCGAAGAACTCGCATCGAGGATAGCAGTCATGATCGTGTGATTATTGCGTTTTTAGAGTCGGGAATCGATAAAACTCTGATGCATATCGCGAATCAGCCGAGAGAAAAAGAGTTCCACGTCACGATTCTCGACATTTTCGCGTTGATCCTGAAAGAGCAGACAGCTGAGGATCTGGCCACCAAGTCTGAAGAAGTTTCGACAGCTGAACAGAAGAAGACCGAGgaggaatttcgaaaaatcatcgaaaaccACGTTGTCAAAGAGACTCAGAAGAGAAAGTCGTTCTCGAGATTCGGTGGATCCTACACAATCAAAGGTCTTAAGGGAATCTCGGCGAATTCTAGTCAAGTAGTGTTCAAACCGATTCAAAACGTGGAAAAGCACAATTTTCTGGATGATCGGAAGGCGAAAAAGCGGGCTCCGAGGAATAGAAGACCGTTTGAAATCGACACAAATTCGCATTTCGCGTCGTCTGAAGTTCGTGGGATGCTGAGAGATATGGTGATCCGAATCATTGAGACTTGCTTCAACAGGCTTATGAAAAGCTCGAAAACGACGGTCTTCGTGCAAGTTCAAAAGACATCCCAAATCAACTACTTCTTCCTGATCAAGTTCGTCCTCCGATTCGTCAGGCTATCGCGTCAGGATCATCTCCTCGAAAGGATCTCAGAGTGCATCGGAGTTGAAGCATTCCACGAGAATAACGTCCAACTCACGGAATACGTGGAGAATGCGACTACGCTGAAGGGAGTCGAAGCTAAGAGTCATGGGCTGAAGGCTCAGTATGCTCTCGGAGCTTACAATGAGCTTGTGCTCCTTCACCGTTATATCTACGAGCATGCCAAGGAGGAGAATGAACGGAAATTCGCGAAACGAGCGCTGGAGCATATTGTGAACGTTGAGGAGTACAGAGAGCTGCCGATTTTCATCATTAAGAAATTCTCGAGCTCCGTGCTCTCTAACAACTTTCTCCGAGAGCTTGTGCTCACCACACATCACTACATGAAGCTTGTCGAGAGATTTGTGAAGACAGGAGCATTGAAGAAAGTCACGAAGAAGGTGAAGGTGCGGAAGGCTACGAAGAAGAGCAAGATGTCCGAGGAGGATGTCCGCTCGGAGTTTGATGGAATGAGCAAGAAGGATCTCGATCGGCTCTGGGAGGAATCCAAGGGCCTTGTACTTCAAATTCTGAAGAAAGAAGTGCCGGAGATGAGGGGAATGAACCCGATCGACTCGCAGCTTGATGTTCCCGTAGATGCTCAGCAGAAGTTTGCCAAGCTTTCGATTCAAAGATCGTTGAGATCCAGAGGATTTCCAGCAGCGGTTGGGCTGTACCATGCTTCGAGGGCCTTGTGGCCTGAGAGTTTTAAaagaggactaacg GATTTCCAGGATTCTCCGGGAGAGGAGGATCAGCTCCAAGAGCTCGAGCAACTTCTCAAGGCTGACATGAAAAAAGTGGCGAAGGACCTGAAAAAAGCGGAAAGCTGCAAAACTTGCGACGAGGATCCAGCTTACAAGAAATATGACAAAATGGACGCCACAGCTCTTCAATCCCTCTGGGAGCAATCCACAGACACCTTGGCTCGGATCCTGAGCCACGAGCTCCCAGAGTCCGAATCCACGAGCCCGGTCAATTGGCAGCTCGACATCACGCCAGACGTCCAGCAAAAGTTTGCGATGCTCGCAATCCAGCGCGCCCTCCGCGCCCGGGATCTCCCAGCAGCTGTGGGCCTCTACCACACTTCGAGGAAGCTCTGGCCCGGAGATGAAGCCATCTTTGGAGCACCTGGAATCGGTGTTGAGGAGGAGATTGCCGAGCTGAAGGCGATCCTGGAAGCGGATTTGCACGAGGTGGCGAGGGAGATGAAGGTGGCAGAGGATAGAGCTGAAGATCCCGACGAAGAGGATCCGGCGGAGCCATATGATTCGGAgcaagaagaggaagaagaggtTCCTGCTTGGAAAGTTGAAGAGATCGACTTCCAATTCGACTCTTatgtttgtaaattttcaaatgtagaCGTTCTCAAGTGGTATGTCTTCCTGCTCAACGACTTCTCGAAAAACTCCACTGAGCTCAACCAAGCCCTCGTAAAAATGCTCCATCGAATCGCATTCGACTTGAAGCTGCCCATCAAGCTCTACCAAGTCTccctttttcaagttttctcgAAAGTCAACGAGCACTTCACTCACCTTTCCAAAGATCTTCGAAAGTCTAGCCGACTCTACGAGCTCTATCAATTCGGCTTTCATTTGCTCAAGAAATTCTTCTCAAAATTCACAGGTGACTTGGCGATTGAAGCCCTGTTCTGGAAGGGACCCCGGGAATGTTTCGAGATTGAGAATGGATATGGATCTTGGGTTAAAAGCCGAGAAGCTGATATTCGAGTTTGGACAGAGGATTTGGAGATTGAGCTCAGGAATTTGTATGAGGAGTATAGGACGATGGAGACTAGAgatg gaatcGATGTTCTGGACTTTATCGAGCACAATCTGTCACGTGCCCGATCTCGAAAAAAGGTGGCCAAAAAACTAATCGAATTCGGTTTTGATCTACTCGGagcaaaatggaaaaattcggATAAAGCTCGAATGGACTCGGTTCTTCCAATTGGAGATATTCAGAAATGGTACGATGAGTGGAAAGAAGCTGGAGCCCGAGGAGATTTGGTTAATGTTCTTCAGGAGAAGCTCAATGAAGATTTGGGAATGGAAATTTCGcggaaaaagattttgaaacaacTGGCTCATATGGATATTTTGTACGAGAAGCCGAAAAAGGAGAAGCCGTTGCCGCAGTGGGATACGGGATTGATTGAAGAGTTGAAGAAGCTCAAAGAGCAATATGATGATATTCCGGATGCTTTGAATATGC ttggtGTGAATATTGTCCGATATGTGATGAAAAGATTATCCGAAAAGAAGCCAACACGACAAGTGGAACGACATCTAGAATCACTGGGCGCCACAATTCCGGAGAGATcaaaaaaatccgagaaaaacggcaaaaaattcgatgattttttgaatgatgatgatgatgatagtGAAAATGATGTCGGAGGAGGCTCAGAGGATGATGAAGAGGAGGAAATCGTGATGAAGAGTAAACGAATTATTCCGGATTCTGAGGATGAAGAGGAGCACATTGAGCAAGAAGAAGCTcaaaagaaattggaaaaagtcgCTGAAAAACCAAATACTCTAATGGGAATGATTGCTGGGAGAAAACGGAAGCTTGCTCAGCTGGAAAGTGATTCTAGTGATGAAAGTGACGATGATGATAGtgctgaaaaagaagagaaaaagcTACCAGCTGCAGAGGATGATAGTGATTTGGAAGAGGATGCTGTTATTTATAAG agaagCTATGTGGATGCTCTACTAACAGGCGGCTCAATTGCTGGAAATGGAATCACAGAAACAAGACGTGATACTTCGGAAGAAcgagaagatgatgatgatgaagatccATTCACGAAGAAGCTCACATTTAAGAGACGAATTGTGATGTCGGATAATGAAGATGAAGCCTAA